A single Leptolyngbya ohadii IS1 DNA region contains:
- a CDS encoding M48 family metalloprotease, whose amino-acid sequence MTQYVNQVGQRLVPFSNRPNIPYTFQVVEGNSINAFATMGGFVYVTTGLLKAADNEAQLASVLAHEIGHIGGRHAVENLREGALASGLVSAAGLDRNAAYRSKISSIR is encoded by the coding sequence GTGACCCAATACGTAAATCAGGTGGGACAGCGGCTCGTACCGTTCAGCAATCGTCCGAATATTCCCTACACGTTTCAGGTGGTGGAAGGCAATTCAATCAACGCCTTTGCCACAATGGGCGGATTTGTCTACGTCACCACAGGCTTACTTAAAGCGGCAGACAACGAGGCACAGCTTGCCAGCGTTCTGGCACACGAGATCGGGCATATCGGGGGTCGTCACGCCGTCGAAAATTTACGAGAAGGGGCACTGGCATCCGGATTGGTTTCCGCAGCCGGACTCGATCGCAATGCTGCCTACCGATCGAAGATCAGTTCGATCCGGTAA
- a CDS encoding M48 family metallopeptidase, protein MTQYVNQVGQRLVPFSKRPNIPYTFQVVEGNSINAFATMGGFVYVTTGLLKAADNEAQLASVLAHEIGHIGGRHAVENLREGALASGLVSAAGLDRNAAVRLGVEFAVRRPNSRQDELEADQQGLANLRRAGYAPGAMVSFMQKLLNQGSVPSFLSTHPAVRDRAGKQYQFRLPAALKFG, encoded by the coding sequence GTGACCCAATACGTAAATCAGGTGGGACAGCGGCTCGTACCGTTCAGCAAACGTCCGAATATTCCCTACACGTTTCAGGTGGTGGAAGGCAATTCAATCAACGCCTTTGCCACAATGGGCGGATTTGTCTACGTCACCACAGGCTTACTTAAAGCGGCAGACAACGAGGCACAGCTTGCCAGCGTTCTGGCACACGAGATCGGGCATATCGGGGGTCGTCACGCCGTCGAAAATTTACGAGAAGGGGCACTGGCATCCGGATTGGTTTCCGCAGCCGGACTCGATCGCAATGCTGCCGTTCGGCTGGGCGTAGAATTTGCCGTGCGTCGTCCCAACAGCCGTCAGGATGAGCTAGAAGCCGACCAGCAAGGACTGGCAAACCTGAGACGGGCAGGATACGCACCGGGCGCAATGGTAAGCTTCATGCAAAAACTGCTCAATCAGGGTTCTGTTCCTTCCTTCCTCAGCACCCACCCCGCAGTCCGCGATCGAGCAGGTAAGCAATACCAATTCCGCCTGCCAGCAGCACTAAAATTTGGGTGA
- a CDS encoding UbiA family prenyltransferase: MTFLGGFGEWGVVCGAASSGHYTWTLENFLISAAAMLLSGPMLTGYTQTLNDYYDREIDAINEPYRPIPSGAISIPQVVTQILVLLAGGIGIAYLLDRGLRGGC, encoded by the coding sequence ATGACTTTTCTGGGGGGATTTGGGGAGTGGGGCGTGGTGTGTGGGGCAGCTTCCTCGGGGCATTACACCTGGACGCTGGAAAATTTCTTGATTTCCGCTGCTGCGATGCTGCTCTCCGGTCCAATGCTCACCGGATACACCCAAACGCTCAATGACTATTACGATCGCGAAATCGATGCGATTAACGAACCCTATCGCCCCATTCCCTCTGGCGCAATTTCTATCCCCCAGGTTGTCACCCAAATTTTAGTGCTGCTGGCAGGCGGAATTGGTATTGCTTACCTGCTCGATCGCGGACTGCGGGGTGGGTGCTGA
- a CDS encoding UbiA family prenyltransferase, which produces MTESQTSPPDISSKTPSETSSETSNASAKARQLLGMKGAQPGETSIWKIRLQLMKPITWIPLIWGVVCGAASSGHYTWTLENFLISAAAMLLSGPMLTGYTQTLNDYYDREIDAINEPYRPIPSGAISIPQVVTQILVLLAGGIGIAYLLDRGLRGGC; this is translated from the coding sequence ATGACCGAGTCACAGACCTCTCCGCCCGATATTTCATCTAAAACCCCATCTGAAACCTCATCCGAAACCAGTAACGCCAGCGCCAAAGCTCGTCAGCTCCTTGGCATGAAAGGCGCGCAGCCCGGAGAAACCTCGATCTGGAAGATTCGGCTCCAGTTGATGAAGCCCATTACCTGGATTCCGCTGATCTGGGGCGTGGTGTGTGGGGCAGCTTCCTCGGGGCATTACACCTGGACGCTGGAAAATTTCTTGATTTCCGCTGCTGCGATGCTGCTCTCCGGTCCAATGCTCACCGGATACACCCAAACGCTCAATGACTATTACGATCGCGAAATCGATGCGATTAACGAACCCTATCGCCCCATTCCCTCTGGCGCAATTTCTATCCCCCAGGTTGTCACCCAAATTTTAGTGCTGCTGGCAGGCGGAATTGGTATTGCTTACCTGCTCGATCGCGGACTGCGGGGTGGGTGCTGA
- a CDS encoding M48 family metallopeptidase, whose translation MNLHSEHSASDMLNFFDRLSLYLRRRWLYGFLSLFTAVSLVITTPHPSQAVPWLDLLLRGVQVLQLSSLSDQQEVALGRQINQQLLSEEVRLYNNSAVTQYVNQVGQRLVPFSNRPNIPYTFQVVEGNSINAFATMGGFVYVTTGLLKAADNEAQLASVLAHEIGHIGGRHAVENLREGALASGLVSAAGLDRNAAVRLGVEFAVRRPNSRQDELEADQQGLANLRRAGYAPGAMVSFMQKLLNQGSVPSFLSTHPAVRDRAGKQYQFRLPAALKFG comes from the coding sequence ATGAACCTGCACTCTGAACATTCCGCATCAGATATGCTCAACTTCTTCGATCGTCTTTCGCTCTATTTGCGCCGTCGCTGGCTCTACGGATTTTTATCGCTGTTTACCGCAGTCAGTCTGGTCATTACCACACCCCATCCCTCCCAGGCAGTTCCGTGGCTCGACCTACTGCTGCGCGGCGTCCAGGTCCTTCAGCTTTCCAGTCTGTCGGATCAGCAGGAAGTGGCGCTAGGACGGCAGATTAATCAGCAGCTGCTTTCCGAAGAAGTCCGGTTATACAACAATTCGGCTGTGACCCAATACGTAAATCAGGTGGGACAGCGGCTCGTACCGTTCAGCAATCGTCCGAATATTCCCTACACGTTTCAGGTGGTGGAAGGCAATTCAATCAACGCCTTTGCCACAATGGGCGGATTTGTCTACGTCACCACAGGCTTACTTAAAGCGGCAGACAACGAGGCACAGCTTGCCAGCGTTCTGGCACACGAGATCGGGCATATCGGGGGTCGTCACGCCGTCGAAAATTTACGAGAAGGGGCACTGGCATCCGGATTGGTTTCCGCAGCCGGACTCGATCGCAATGCTGCCGTTCGGCTGGGCGTAGAATTTGCCGTGCGTCGTCCCAACAGCCGTCAGGATGAGCTAGAAGCCGACCAGCAAGGACTGGCAAACCTGAGACGGGCAGGATACGCACCGGGCGCAATGGTAAGCTTCATGCAAAAACTGCTCAATCAGGGTTCTGTTCCTTCCTTCCTCAGCACCCACCCCGCAGTCCGCGATCGAGCAGGTAAGCAATACCAATTCCGCCTGCCAGCAGCACTAAAATTTGGGTGA
- a CDS encoding DUF4330 domain-containing protein, with protein MAILDSKGRLFGKISVLDLGAGLVILLVLVGLFLLPGSGGSVAQVGTSTKPIEVDVIVRGLTVRDPQALVKSLETEKKTNIIIRNQPYGQVDVLGVQQLPRTVAVPQPDGSVRPLEDPRPELDYTIDMMVTLGGNAQIVDNGPILGNTKIKVGTPLELEGLTYRFNAPVIGVRIKDQAASGQS; from the coding sequence ATGGCTATTTTGGACTCTAAAGGTCGGCTATTTGGCAAAATCAGCGTTCTCGATTTGGGCGCAGGTCTGGTTATTTTGCTGGTGCTGGTCGGACTGTTTCTACTGCCGGGAAGCGGTGGCTCTGTCGCACAGGTGGGCACATCAACCAAGCCGATCGAAGTAGATGTTATCGTGCGAGGTCTAACGGTACGCGATCCGCAGGCATTGGTGAAGTCGCTGGAAACCGAGAAGAAAACAAACATTATTATCCGCAATCAGCCCTACGGTCAGGTGGATGTTTTGGGCGTGCAGCAGCTTCCCCGCACCGTCGCCGTTCCCCAACCCGATGGCTCTGTGAGACCGCTGGAAGACCCGCGCCCTGAGCTAGACTACACGATCGACATGATGGTCACGCTGGGCGGCAATGCTCAAATCGTGGATAACGGTCCTATCCTGGGCAACACCAAAATTAAAGTTGGCACTCCCCTGGAATTAGAGGGCTTAACCTACCGCTTCAATGCCCCCGTGATTGGTGTTCGCATTAAGGATCAGGCAGCGTCCGGACAGTCCTAA
- a CDS encoding class I SAM-dependent methyltransferase, with protein sequence MPKYLSLTDPLYHYILANSLREPDLLQQLREETATHPMSQMQISPEQGQFMGFLVKLMGAKKALEIGVFTGYSSLSVALALPDDGKLIACDVSEEYTAIARKYWGAAGVSHKIDLHLAPALETLDRLLAEGQANSFDFAFIDADKSAYPAYYDRALQLVRPGGLVAIDNVLWSGRVADPQVQDNRTNLIRRFNEQLHQDDRIMLSLLPIADGLTLALKR encoded by the coding sequence ATGCCCAAATACCTCTCCCTCACCGACCCCCTCTACCACTACATCCTCGCCAACTCCCTGCGCGAACCCGACCTGCTGCAACAGCTCCGCGAGGAGACGGCAACCCACCCCATGAGCCAGATGCAGATCTCCCCAGAGCAGGGGCAGTTTATGGGCTTCCTCGTCAAGCTGATGGGCGCAAAAAAAGCCTTAGAAATCGGAGTTTTCACCGGATATAGTTCGCTTTCTGTGGCACTGGCACTCCCCGATGACGGCAAACTGATCGCCTGCGATGTCAGCGAAGAATATACTGCGATCGCTCGCAAATACTGGGGAGCCGCTGGAGTTAGCCACAAAATCGACCTGCACCTTGCCCCTGCCCTGGAAACCCTCGATCGCCTTTTAGCAGAAGGTCAGGCAAACAGCTTTGATTTCGCCTTTATCGATGCGGATAAGAGTGCCTATCCTGCCTATTACGATCGTGCCCTCCAACTCGTTCGTCCCGGCGGACTGGTTGCAATCGATAATGTTCTCTGGTCTGGCAGAGTGGCAGATCCGCAAGTGCAAGACAACCGCACCAATTTGATTCGTCGCTTTAACGAACAGCTCCATCAGGACGATCGAATTATGTTGAGTTTATTGCCGATCGCCGATGGGCTGACCCTTGCCCTCAAACGTTAA
- a CDS encoding DNA polymerase III subunit alpha: MSFVGLHIHSDYSLLDGASQLPELVDRVLELGMPAVAITDHGVMYGAIELLKVCKGKGVKPIIGNEMYVINGDITKQERRPKYHQVVLAKNKQGYKNLVKLTTISHLKGYQGKGIFARPCINKDLLVQYREGLMVTSACLGGEVPQAILQGRPEIARERAGWYKEVFGDDYYLELQDHGSQEDRIVNVELVRIARELDIKLICTNDSHYISCFDVEAHDALLCIQTGKLITEEKRLRYSGTEYLKSADEMRRLFRDHLTEDIIEEAIVNTLEVAEKVEEYNILGEPRIPDYPVPPGYTMAEYFEETTRKGLVDRFGCQSYAEIAPEYQERLEYELQMMHQMGFDAYFLVVWDYIKFARDNGIPVGPGRGSAAGSLVAYALGITNIDPVHHGLLFERFLNPERKSMPDIDTDFCIDRRGEVIQYVTEKYGTERVAQIITYNRMASKAVLKDVARVLNVPYGESDRMTKMIPVFRGKPTKLKVMISDATPAPEFKEKYDKDMVVPGTEPPVTYRRWIDMAMRIEGTNKATGVHAAGVVISAEPLDEIVPLEMSKEGGAVTQYPMEDIEALGLLKMDFLGLKNLTMIQKTVDLVKSNHGVEVDLDRLPLDDPKSYQLLAKGELEGIFQLESSGMRQIVRDLKPSGLEDISSVLALYRPGPLDAGLIPKFINRKHGIEKIEYEHELLKSILNETYGIMVYQEQIMKIAQDMGGYSLGQADLLRRAMGKKKKEEMEKHQSIFVEGAKKNKVEPKIAAGLFEQMVKFAEYCFNKSHSTAYGYVTYQTAYLKSNYPVEYMAALLTANSGDQDKVQKYIATCYSMGITVEPPDINRSGFDFTPLTDTILFGLSAVRNVGEGAIEHILKAREEGGRFKSLAELCDRIDPRTVNRRALEALIQCGALDALEPNRKQLVSDLEYVLDWAQSRAKDREVGQGNLFDLFGGMGGTVDHSASSSFESAPKAPATEDYPPQEKLKLEKELLGFYISDHPLKSIHESAKVLAPINLSDLAEKPDSVTLSAIVMISTLKPVTTKKGDRMAVLQIEDLTGQAEAVVFPKSFERIGHLLQVDARLMVWGKVDRRDDRSQLIIEDAEAIEAVRMVMVELEARLAGDVVKQHELRTILLDQRGTDDQGKIPVIAIVTGQERRELVRLGAQFRIPDPDAAVNALMQAGFRARASSLTGR, from the coding sequence ATGTCCTTCGTTGGTCTTCACATTCATAGCGACTATAGCCTGCTGGATGGCGCGAGTCAGTTGCCCGAACTCGTCGATCGCGTGCTGGAGCTGGGGATGCCTGCGGTTGCCATTACGGATCATGGCGTGATGTATGGGGCGATCGAGCTGCTGAAGGTGTGCAAGGGCAAGGGCGTAAAGCCGATTATCGGCAATGAGATGTATGTGATCAACGGCGACATTACCAAGCAGGAGCGTCGTCCAAAGTACCATCAGGTCGTGCTGGCGAAGAATAAGCAGGGCTACAAGAATCTGGTGAAGCTGACCACGATCTCGCACCTGAAGGGCTACCAGGGGAAGGGGATTTTTGCGCGTCCCTGCATCAATAAAGATTTGCTGGTGCAGTACCGGGAAGGGCTGATGGTGACAAGTGCCTGTCTGGGCGGAGAAGTGCCGCAGGCGATCCTTCAGGGCAGACCAGAAATTGCGCGGGAGCGGGCGGGCTGGTACAAGGAAGTTTTTGGCGACGATTATTATCTGGAGCTTCAGGATCACGGATCGCAGGAAGACCGGATCGTGAATGTAGAACTGGTGCGGATTGCGCGAGAGCTGGATATTAAGCTGATTTGCACCAACGATTCCCACTATATTTCCTGCTTTGACGTAGAGGCACACGATGCGCTGCTCTGCATTCAAACGGGCAAACTGATCACCGAAGAAAAACGACTGCGCTATAGCGGCACAGAATATCTGAAATCCGCAGACGAAATGCGGCGGCTGTTCCGCGATCACCTGACGGAAGACATCATCGAAGAGGCGATCGTCAACACGCTGGAAGTCGCTGAGAAGGTCGAGGAATACAACATTCTGGGCGAACCGCGAATCCCCGATTATCCCGTTCCTCCGGGCTACACAATGGCGGAATACTTCGAGGAAACGACCCGCAAGGGATTGGTCGATCGCTTTGGCTGTCAGTCCTATGCAGAAATTGCGCCAGAGTACCAGGAGCGGCTGGAATATGAGCTGCAAATGATGCACCAGATGGGCTTTGATGCCTACTTTTTAGTGGTGTGGGACTACATTAAGTTCGCGCGGGATAACGGCATTCCCGTGGGTCCGGGGCGGGGTTCGGCGGCGGGGTCACTGGTGGCGTATGCGCTGGGCATCACCAATATCGATCCGGTGCATCACGGGCTGCTGTTCGAGCGATTCTTGAATCCTGAACGGAAATCGATGCCGGATATTGATACGGACTTCTGTATCGATCGCCGGGGAGAAGTGATCCAGTACGTGACCGAGAAGTACGGGACAGAACGAGTCGCGCAAATTATCACCTACAACCGCATGGCTTCTAAGGCGGTACTAAAGGACGTGGCGCGGGTGCTGAATGTGCCCTACGGGGAAAGCGATCGCATGACGAAGATGATTCCTGTGTTTCGTGGCAAGCCGACCAAGCTGAAGGTAATGATTTCCGACGCGACGCCTGCTCCGGAATTCAAGGAGAAATACGACAAGGATATGGTCGTGCCGGGAACGGAACCCCCAGTGACCTACCGCCGCTGGATCGACATGGCAATGCGGATCGAGGGAACCAACAAAGCAACGGGGGTTCACGCGGCAGGAGTAGTGATCTCAGCAGAACCCTTGGATGAAATTGTGCCGTTAGAAATGAGCAAAGAAGGCGGCGCTGTCACCCAATATCCGATGGAAGACATTGAGGCTCTGGGACTCCTCAAAATGGACTTCCTGGGGCTGAAAAACCTGACCATGATCCAGAAAACCGTGGATCTGGTGAAGTCTAATCATGGCGTTGAAGTGGATCTCGATCGCCTCCCGTTAGACGATCCCAAATCCTATCAGCTATTGGCAAAAGGTGAACTCGAAGGCATCTTCCAGCTTGAATCCTCGGGGATGCGGCAAATTGTGCGCGATCTCAAACCTTCGGGCTTAGAGGATATCTCATCAGTCCTTGCTCTCTACCGTCCGGGACCGCTGGATGCAGGACTAATCCCCAAATTTATTAACCGCAAACACGGCATTGAAAAAATTGAATACGAACATGAATTGTTGAAAAGTATTCTGAACGAAACCTACGGAATCATGGTCTATCAGGAACAGATCATGAAGATTGCTCAGGATATGGGCGGTTATTCTCTGGGACAAGCGGATTTGCTCCGACGAGCAATGGGTAAGAAGAAAAAGGAGGAGATGGAAAAGCACCAGAGTATTTTTGTGGAAGGTGCAAAGAAAAATAAGGTAGAACCGAAGATTGCGGCAGGCTTGTTTGAGCAAATGGTCAAATTTGCCGAATACTGCTTCAACAAGTCTCACTCGACGGCTTATGGATACGTTACCTACCAAACGGCGTATCTCAAATCAAATTATCCCGTCGAATATATGGCGGCACTGCTGACGGCAAACAGCGGCGATCAGGACAAGGTACAGAAGTACATCGCCACCTGCTACAGCATGGGCATCACCGTCGAACCGCCGGACATCAACCGATCGGGTTTTGACTTCACTCCCCTCACTGACACCATTCTCTTCGGCCTATCGGCGGTGCGAAACGTGGGAGAAGGGGCGATCGAGCATATTCTGAAGGCACGAGAAGAAGGTGGCAGATTTAAGTCTCTGGCGGAGTTATGCGATCGAATTGACCCCCGCACCGTAAACCGCAGGGCACTGGAAGCATTAATTCAGTGTGGGGCACTGGATGCGCTTGAGCCGAACCGAAAGCAGTTAGTCAGTGATCTGGAGTACGTGCTGGACTGGGCACAATCCCGCGCCAAAGATCGGGAAGTCGGTCAGGGGAATTTGTTTGACCTGTTTGGTGGTATGGGCGGCACGGTCGATCATTCTGCCAGCAGCAGTTTTGAAAGTGCCCCCAAAGCACCCGCAACAGAGGACTATCCGCCGCAGGAAAAGCTGAAGCTGGAAAAGGAATTACTCGGTTTCTACATTTCCGATCACCCGCTGAAATCCATCCACGAATCTGCCAAAGTTCTTGCCCCCATCAACCTCTCCGATCTGGCAGAAAAACCGGATAGCGTTACCCTGAGCGCGATCGTCATGATCAGCACCCTCAAGCCCGTGACGACGAAGAAAGGCGATCGGATGGCAGTCCTGCAAATCGAAGACCTGACTGGACAGGCAGAGGCAGTTGTCTTCCCGAAGTCTTTTGAGCGAATTGGACATCTGCTACAGGTCGATGCTCGTTTAATGGTATGGGGTAAGGTCGATCGACGGGACGATCGCAGTCAGCTCATTATCGAAGACGCAGAGGCGATCGAGGCAGTCCGGATGGTGATGGTGGAACTGGAAGCAAGGCTGGCAGGCGATGTCGTCAAACAGCACGAACTGCGAACGATTCTGCTGGACCAAAGAGGAACAGACGACCAGGGCAAAATTCCTGTGATTGCGATCGTCACTGGGCAAGAGCGGCGAGAACTCGTCCGATTAGGGGCACAGTTTCGCATCCCCGATCCCGATGCGGCGGTTAATGCCCTGATGCAGGCAGGTTTCCGGGCAAGGGCTTCCTCGCTGACGGGTAGGTAG
- a CDS encoding M3 family oligoendopeptidase, whose product MAPDSSIAAPTPVSELHEPQEWDLGDLYQGFDDPNLTQDLDSLRQTAQTFRSRYREQVAQLSPADIADALKQLESIAAQSGCLYSYPSLVFSADTRNTEAKQFLDKAMEALTEIENQLLFFDLELQGIDEAKFGELRSAPELQNYQHYLDRIAQFRPHTLPEAVEQTRNQDSLTGRQAFIQLRSVHLGEQEYEPVTTPDGKTASTEAELGSLLFHPDRNVRYDAYRSVRKVMQQHNSLYGYILNTVAQDHRMESQMRGYPSTLHKQLLADEVSEPVFRAIMQGTGDRFELFQRYYKLKAQSLGQPIRICDIYAPWTTDTDSIAPISYRSGVETLLAALEQFDVNYARRAEEFFVKNWVDAKVRPGKRGGAFCAYTHGKHSYLLLSYTEDYSSLFTLAHEMGHGLHFAWIDDRQSYFNSNPPMVLAEIASTFNELLLLDYLLKQAADDKTLTKTLITRQLEDQLNLLFRQSTISRLELAIHDRAAQGSFDQKFVNEQWMSLYQKLCGDAVELLPEHQYDWARIGHIYFKPFYCYQYTASNIVSLACYQKYREVGKDFIPGYLELLASGSSLDQVTALRQFVDVDIEDPNTIKNALNYVEGLLDRLQAAL is encoded by the coding sequence ATGGCTCCTGATTCTTCTATCGCTGCACCGACTCCCGTTTCTGAACTGCACGAACCGCAGGAGTGGGATCTGGGGGATTTGTATCAAGGGTTTGACGATCCCAACCTGACGCAGGACTTAGACTCGCTGCGACAAACCGCTCAGACGTTTCGATCGCGCTACCGGGAACAGGTGGCTCAGCTCTCGCCTGCCGACATTGCCGATGCGCTCAAACAGCTTGAATCGATCGCCGCTCAGTCGGGCTGTCTGTACTCCTATCCATCCCTGGTCTTCTCTGCGGATACGCGCAACACGGAGGCAAAGCAGTTTCTCGACAAGGCAATGGAGGCGCTGACGGAGATCGAAAATCAGCTTTTGTTCTTCGACCTGGAGCTTCAGGGCATCGATGAGGCAAAATTTGGCGAACTGCGGAGTGCCCCCGAACTGCAAAACTATCAACACTACCTCGATCGCATTGCCCAGTTCCGTCCCCACACCCTCCCGGAAGCCGTGGAGCAAACCCGCAACCAGGACAGCCTCACCGGACGGCAGGCATTTATCCAACTGCGATCGGTTCACCTGGGCGAACAGGAATACGAGCCAGTCACCACCCCGGACGGCAAAACCGCCAGCACGGAAGCCGAACTGGGTTCGCTCTTGTTCCACCCCGATCGCAATGTGCGGTACGACGCTTATCGATCGGTTCGCAAGGTGATGCAGCAGCACAATTCGCTGTACGGCTACATTCTGAATACCGTGGCGCAGGATCACCGCATGGAAAGCCAGATGCGCGGCTATCCGTCCACGCTGCACAAGCAGCTTCTCGCCGATGAAGTCTCGGAACCCGTCTTTCGCGCCATTATGCAGGGAACGGGCGATCGGTTTGAACTGTTCCAGCGCTATTACAAACTGAAGGCGCAATCTCTGGGACAGCCGATCCGCATCTGCGATATTTATGCTCCCTGGACGACTGACACAGATTCCATTGCGCCCATTTCCTACAGGAGCGGCGTAGAAACCCTGCTGGCGGCACTGGAGCAATTTGACGTGAACTATGCCCGTCGCGCCGAGGAATTCTTTGTCAAGAACTGGGTCGATGCTAAGGTGCGTCCCGGTAAGCGGGGGGGAGCCTTCTGCGCCTATACCCACGGCAAACACAGCTATCTGCTGCTGTCCTACACGGAGGACTATAGCTCGCTGTTTACCCTGGCACACGAAATGGGTCACGGACTGCACTTCGCCTGGATCGACGATCGCCAGTCCTACTTCAACAGCAATCCGCCGATGGTGCTGGCAGAAATCGCCTCCACATTTAACGAACTCCTGCTGCTAGACTACCTGCTGAAGCAGGCGGCAGATGACAAAACGCTCACGAAAACCCTGATTACGCGCCAGCTTGAAGATCAGCTTAATTTGCTGTTCCGTCAAAGCACGATTAGCCGATTGGAGCTAGCCATTCACGATCGCGCCGCCCAAGGCAGTTTCGATCAGAAGTTTGTGAATGAGCAGTGGATGAGCCTCTATCAGAAGCTTTGCGGCGATGCGGTGGAACTTCTGCCGGAGCATCAGTACGACTGGGCGAGAATTGGACACATCTACTTCAAACCGTTCTACTGCTACCAGTACACCGCCTCCAACATCGTCAGCCTTGCCTGCTACCAGAAATACCGTGAAGTCGGCAAAGACTTTATCCCCGGCTATCTGGAACTCCTGGCATCGGGCAGCAGCCTCGATCAGGTCACGGCTCTGCGTCAGTTTGTGGATGTAGACATCGAAGATCCCAACACGATTAAGAATGCGCTGAACTACGTGGAGGGTTTACTCGATCGGCTTCAGGCAGCACTGTAG
- the psb34 gene encoding photosystem II assembly protein Psb34: MPYTEEEGGRLNNFAVEPKVYQAEAPTQKQKVQYIVLGVGAIVLIGGLLAIAFAVS; encoded by the coding sequence ATGCCCTATACCGAGGAAGAAGGCGGTCGTCTGAATAACTTTGCGGTTGAACCCAAGGTTTATCAGGCGGAAGCTCCCACCCAAAAGCAAAAGGTTCAATATATTGTTCTGGGAGTCGGTGCGATCGTGCTAATTGGCGGTTTGCTGGCGATCGCGTTTGCTGTTTCGTAG